From the Syntrophobacterales bacterium genome, one window contains:
- a CDS encoding DUF4368 domain-containing protein: protein MSHSKRPFQKRLKKSKLPSPAFEKNRKSADKLIALVWKYENFDTLATTMFNELVKKILVHEHREIAGKKNTRNRQKQRKNGNGRTKERPAPRGYCKRHVRFCEHPAKKEPEKAEAKTA, encoded by the coding sequence ATGTCACATAGCAAAAGGCCCTTTCAAAAGAGATTGAAGAAATCGAAGCTACCTTCACCGGCGTTTGAGAAAAACCGCAAGTCTGCTGACAAGCTTATCGCCCTTGTCTGGAAGTACGAAAACTTTGACACGCTGGCAACGACCATGTTCAACGAGCTTGTGAAAAAAATCCTTGTACATGAGCACAGGGAAATTGCAGGCAAAAAGAATACGAGGAACAGACAAAAGCAAAGAAAAAATGGAAATGGACGCACAAAAGAACGCCCTGCACCCAGAGGATATTGCAAAAGACATGTTCGTTTCTGCGAGCACCCTGCCAAAAAAGAGCCGGAAAAAGCGGAGGCAAAGACAGCTTGA
- a CDS encoding flavodoxin family protein, with amino-acid sequence MKTVVLFGSPRKDGNTIQLVRTVSDVLKARGGNVRMLYLNDLNIRPCQGCYVCLENGVCRINDDMKDIRKYVMESDLIVYATPVYWFGPSGQLKITMDRSIAFMDENYNSRIKGKKAITLMTCEDEKQDTCEPALGMFRKTFDLLNIDCAGNMEALGCRNKGPIKQEYVEEARKLAESIA; translated from the coding sequence TTGAAAACAGTTGTTCTCTTTGGAAGTCCGCGCAAGGACGGTAATACAATCCAGCTTGTCAGGACAGTGTCGGATGTGTTGAAAGCTAGGGGCGGGAACGTAAGGATGCTTTATCTCAATGACCTGAACATCAGGCCGTGCCAAGGCTGCTACGTCTGCCTGGAGAACGGTGTGTGCAGGATTAACGACGACATGAAGGACATACGGAAATACGTCATGGAATCGGACCTCATCGTGTACGCCACTCCAGTCTACTGGTTCGGGCCGTCGGGGCAGCTGAAAATCACCATGGATAGATCGATTGCCTTTATGGATGAAAATTATAATTCCAGGATCAAAGGGAAGAAGGCGATTACGCTTATGACGTGCGAGGATGAGAAGCAAGATACATGCGAGCCTGCCCTCGGGATGTTCCGAAAGACCTTTGATCTCCTGAATATTGACTGTGCGGGAAACATGGAAGCACTTGGCTGTAGGAATAAAGGTCCCATAAAGCAGGAGTATGTAGAGGAAGCCCGAAAGCTTGCCGAATCAATTGCATGA
- a CDS encoding MdtA/MuxA family multidrug efflux RND transporter periplasmic adaptor subunit — translation MEETDKQQKSAEAQPVKMRFLWWIVLLVACLLGAGIYILLIRPGTAQDQIKQAPMNQARIVPVTAMAARKGDFGIYVSGLGTVTPVYTVTVKTRIDGQLMDVYYREGQLVKKGDLIAQIDPRPFEVQLAQAEGQLARDQAFLANARVDATRYRTLWQQDSVSKQQLDTQESLVRQYEGTVKIDQAAISNAKLQLAYCRVTAPISGRIGLRLVDPGNIVRVADTNGLIVITQLQPIAVTFPIPEDHLQQVLRRYMAGAELSVEAFDREQKQKLAIGTLLTIDNQIDTSTGTVKLKATFHNKQNELFPNQFVNVRLLVDVRRGVTIVPLSAIQRGPQGTFVYVVKEDRTVTVRPVGMGEVQGGDAVITTGILPGEMVVTDGAERLREGIKVDLRDFNKGVSPKGR, via the coding sequence ATGGAAGAAACTGACAAACAGCAAAAATCTGCCGAAGCGCAGCCTGTGAAAATGCGCTTTTTGTGGTGGATTGTCTTGCTCGTAGCCTGTCTTCTGGGCGCGGGAATTTACATACTCCTCATAAGACCTGGCACGGCCCAAGACCAGATCAAACAGGCCCCAATGAACCAGGCGCGGATAGTACCAGTTACGGCAATGGCTGCCAGAAAAGGAGATTTTGGCATCTATGTGAGCGGACTCGGGACGGTCACTCCGGTTTATACGGTCACAGTCAAAACCCGCATTGATGGGCAACTGATGGATGTTTACTACCGGGAAGGTCAGCTTGTGAAGAAGGGGGACCTGATCGCTCAGATCGATCCAAGACCTTTCGAAGTGCAACTGGCTCAGGCCGAGGGGCAGTTGGCACGGGATCAGGCATTTCTCGCAAATGCCAGGGTCGACGCCACCCGCTACCGGACGCTTTGGCAGCAGGATTCAGTCTCGAAACAGCAGCTTGACACCCAAGAGTCACTCGTGAGGCAATACGAAGGTACGGTGAAGATCGACCAAGCGGCGATTAGCAATGCAAAACTTCAGTTGGCCTACTGCCGTGTCACCGCGCCCATAAGTGGCAGGATAGGACTTCGCCTTGTTGATCCAGGTAACATAGTTCGCGTGGCTGACACGAACGGCCTCATCGTAATTACCCAGCTCCAGCCCATTGCCGTGACATTTCCCATCCCCGAAGACCATCTTCAACAGGTCCTTCGCAGATACATGGCCGGAGCGGAATTATCGGTCGAAGCGTTTGATCGGGAGCAGAAGCAGAAACTTGCCATAGGAACGTTGCTCACGATTGACAATCAGATCGACACGAGCACAGGAACCGTCAAACTGAAGGCAACATTCCACAACAAACAAAATGAACTTTTCCCAAACCAATTCGTAAATGTCCGCCTGTTAGTGGATGTGAGGCGGGGTGTCACGATAGTACCTTTGTCTGCCATACAAAGGGGTCCTCAGGGTACATTTGTGTACGTGGTTAAAGAGGACCGGACGGTGACTGTGCGCCCGGTCGGTATGGGAGAGGTCCAGGGAGGCGATGCCGTGATAACGACAGGGATCTTGCCCGGTGAAATGGTGGTTACGGATGGTGCGGAAAGGCTCCGGGAAGGCATAAAAGTGGATCTGAGAGATTTCAACAAAGGAGTTTCCCCCAAGGGACGCTGA